In Gemmatimonadales bacterium, one DNA window encodes the following:
- a CDS encoding phage portal protein → MSGVSIVRSGAPQPNALERVIEFVSPAWAARRMNARLFNGFAGQYIGARLDRRQTMDFTPRALSPNSDTLGDLPGRGGLRARARDLERNEPLAKGAADSTITAVIGPGLLPAPNIDSDLLGLTDEAADEWEANALRLWRAHAGNCCIDYAAQGSIDEMSEQAFWGEFVNGDILAVRRYVDAPGRLFGLAVQLIEADRICNPQFEILPDTMGGVKFDVATGEPLGYWVCSIYPEDRLQRPYAAESWSYIPKRGPDGELQATLIMRSRRPGLLRGVTAFAPVIEPLRKLGNYSNAELTAAVISAFFTVFVKRKAVGDPDSPTPFFSADAIATQGRADNPRTKAPDLKLGEGAIASLDDGEDITIANPSRPNAQFDPFWLAMVRQIGIALEIPYEVLIKHFSSSYSASRAALLEAWRVYLVRRARFVRLWYAPIWEWLITEAVAREYLSAPGFFDDPLRRAAWLGVQWSGPTMPQVDELKAANAATERMTSTLTTLEEEKMALNGRSWMSDFGQVKKERRMLTDAGIPAPQNTVTTRDTETVPVTAPENQ, encoded by the coding sequence ATGAGCGGCGTCTCGATCGTCCGATCGGGCGCGCCGCAGCCGAACGCGCTCGAGCGCGTCATCGAGTTCGTGTCGCCGGCCTGGGCGGCGCGGCGCATGAACGCGCGGCTCTTCAACGGATTCGCGGGCCAATACATCGGTGCTCGGCTGGACCGCCGGCAAACGATGGACTTCACCCCGCGCGCGTTGAGCCCGAACAGCGACACGCTCGGCGATCTGCCGGGCCGCGGCGGTCTACGGGCCCGCGCGCGCGACCTCGAGCGCAACGAACCGCTCGCGAAGGGCGCAGCGGACTCAACGATCACCGCCGTGATCGGTCCCGGTCTCCTGCCCGCGCCGAACATCGACTCGGATCTGCTCGGATTGACCGACGAGGCGGCCGACGAGTGGGAAGCCAACGCGCTCCGGCTCTGGCGAGCCCACGCCGGCAATTGCTGCATCGATTACGCCGCGCAGGGCTCGATCGACGAGATGAGCGAGCAGGCGTTCTGGGGCGAGTTCGTCAACGGCGACATCCTGGCCGTCCGGCGCTACGTCGATGCACCAGGGCGACTCTTCGGCCTGGCGGTGCAGCTGATCGAGGCGGATCGGATCTGCAATCCACAGTTTGAGATCCTTCCGGACACCATGGGCGGCGTGAAGTTCGATGTGGCGACCGGCGAGCCGCTCGGCTACTGGGTCTGCAGCATCTACCCCGAGGACCGGCTCCAACGTCCGTATGCCGCCGAGTCGTGGAGCTACATCCCAAAGCGGGGCCCCGACGGCGAGTTGCAGGCGACGCTGATTATGCGCAGTCGGCGTCCGGGCCTGCTCCGCGGCGTAACCGCCTTCGCACCGGTCATCGAACCGCTGCGCAAACTCGGGAACTATTCGAACGCCGAGCTCACGGCCGCGGTGATCAGCGCCTTCTTCACGGTCTTCGTCAAGCGGAAAGCGGTCGGAGATCCCGACAGCCCGACCCCGTTCTTCAGTGCCGACGCGATCGCGACGCAGGGCCGCGCAGACAATCCCCGGACCAAAGCGCCCGATCTCAAGCTCGGCGAAGGGGCGATCGCGTCATTGGACGACGGCGAAGACATCACGATCGCCAATCCGTCGCGTCCGAACGCCCAGTTCGACCCGTTCTGGCTCGCGATGGTGCGTCAAATCGGCATTGCGCTCGAGATCCCGTACGAAGTGCTGATCAAGCACTTCTCCTCGAGCTATTCGGCGAGCCGCGCAGCGCTCCTCGAGGCGTGGCGCGTCTATCTCGTCCGCCGCGCGCGCTTCGTACGCCTTTGGTACGCCCCGATCTGGGAGTGGCTCATCACCGAAGCGGTCGCCCGCGAATACCTCTCGGCACCGGGCTTCTTCGATGATCCGCTCCGACGCGCCGCGTGGCTCGGCGTCCAGTGGTCCGGTCCCACGATGCCGCAGGTGGATGAGCTCAAGGCGGCCAATGCCGCCACCGAGCGGATGACGTCGACGCTCACGACGCTCGAAGAGGAGAAGATGGCGCTCAACGGCCGGAGCTGGATGTCCGACTTCGGCCAGGTCAAGAAGGAGCGCCGGATGCTCACCGACGCCGGCATCCCGGCCCCGCAGAACACCGTCACGACACGGGATACCGAAACCGTCCCCGTTACCGCCCCGGAGAATCAGTGA
- a CDS encoding terminase gpA endonuclease subunit, translating to MTLAIAGEVIDEDELARWDKLEREERRGAFAAISPLDVAAWAREHLMMSPEENDGQLAPYDPDLTPWHAPIMRAMGDLRVHRVVGVLPAQVGGKTTIMKADLGARIHLRPSPILWGVPRDSKDVRTWSKDRVDPMFRDIPVLRGLVSDETRDKMNTIARKAYPGGYLGIVGMTQSADLQARPVAVIRVDELDQVPRDAGRQGTPLRQLATRMKRFHYRHLAAFGTPTNEDDSPIMEEFATTNRSRLHLPCPLCGELQILKFGSRDVAWGLKWTDGMPETAHYICEHCLRPFGEEFKRQMNAGGQFVAENPAETEALGFWMNALVGMVPGARWASIVKEWYEVKDKPLKRKQFINTVLCEPYKESADWVATNILFGRAERYEAEVPDGVSFLVRAVDTQDDRLEGAVFGFGHERETWPIDYEYLEGDPGTPVPWRRLNEWRQRTYRHRSGRLLRPIVCFIDRLGHHTTDVDNWVRNQARADERTFGIMGSGDENAPILGKPTFHKHAKITTYRVGTWQAKFDILNRLTIELDQGETRKPGLIHVPEADWFTIELLEQLSKSERLTEEVRRGKLHRFWNVLGPNHYLDLAVYALAAHFTVGAKTVTTGMEALAAELSSPFTPSDGGAGAPRSGRRMISPGISVV from the coding sequence GTGACGCTCGCGATCGCCGGCGAGGTGATCGACGAGGACGAGCTCGCGCGCTGGGACAAGCTCGAGCGCGAAGAACGTCGCGGCGCGTTCGCGGCGATCTCACCGCTGGATGTCGCGGCATGGGCCCGCGAGCACCTGATGATGTCGCCCGAGGAGAACGACGGGCAGCTCGCACCGTACGATCCCGATCTCACGCCGTGGCACGCGCCGATCATGCGGGCGATGGGCGATCTCCGTGTGCACCGCGTCGTCGGCGTGCTTCCCGCCCAGGTCGGCGGCAAGACAACGATCATGAAGGCGGATCTCGGCGCCCGGATCCATCTGCGACCCTCGCCGATCCTCTGGGGCGTGCCGCGCGACTCGAAGGACGTCCGCACCTGGTCGAAGGACCGCGTCGACCCGATGTTCCGCGACATCCCGGTTCTCCGCGGGCTGGTGTCCGACGAAACCCGCGACAAGATGAACACGATCGCGCGGAAGGCGTACCCCGGCGGCTATCTCGGCATCGTCGGGATGACGCAGTCGGCCGATTTGCAGGCGCGGCCGGTCGCGGTCATCCGCGTCGACGAGCTCGACCAGGTCCCGCGCGACGCCGGGCGCCAGGGCACGCCGCTGCGCCAGCTCGCCACCCGGATGAAACGGTTCCACTACCGGCACCTGGCAGCCTTCGGCACGCCCACCAACGAAGACGACTCCCCGATCATGGAGGAATTCGCCACCACCAACCGCTCGCGCCTGCATCTGCCCTGCCCGCTCTGCGGCGAGCTGCAGATCCTGAAATTCGGATCGCGCGACGTGGCGTGGGGTCTGAAATGGACCGACGGGATGCCGGAGACCGCGCACTATATCTGCGAGCACTGCCTCCGGCCCTTTGGCGAGGAGTTCAAGCGGCAGATGAACGCCGGCGGTCAGTTCGTCGCGGAGAATCCGGCCGAAACCGAGGCGCTGGGCTTCTGGATGAACGCGCTCGTCGGGATGGTGCCCGGCGCGCGCTGGGCGTCGATCGTGAAGGAGTGGTACGAGGTCAAAGACAAGCCGCTGAAGCGGAAACAGTTCATTAACACCGTGCTCTGCGAGCCGTACAAGGAATCAGCGGACTGGGTGGCGACGAACATTCTGTTCGGGCGGGCCGAGCGGTACGAGGCGGAGGTTCCCGATGGCGTGTCGTTCCTCGTGCGGGCGGTCGATACGCAGGACGACCGGCTCGAGGGCGCGGTCTTCGGGTTCGGCCACGAGCGCGAGACCTGGCCGATCGATTACGAGTACCTCGAAGGGGATCCGGGCACGCCGGTGCCCTGGCGCCGGCTGAATGAGTGGCGGCAACGCACCTACCGCCATCGATCGGGACGGCTGCTGCGGCCGATCGTCTGTTTCATCGACCGGCTCGGCCACCACACGACGGACGTCGACAACTGGGTGCGCAATCAGGCGCGCGCGGACGAGCGGACGTTCGGCATCATGGGCTCCGGCGACGAAAACGCGCCGATTCTCGGCAAACCGACCTTCCACAAGCACGCGAAGATCACCACGTACCGCGTCGGCACCTGGCAAGCGAAATTCGACATCCTCAACCGGCTCACCATCGAGCTCGACCAGGGCGAAACGCGGAAACCGGGCCTCATTCACGTCCCCGAGGCCGATTGGTTCACGATCGAGCTGCTCGAGCAGCTGTCGAAGAGCGAGCGACTGACGGAAGAGGTGCGCCGCGGCAAGCTGCACCGGTTCTGGAACGTGCTCGGCCCGAACCACTACCTCGACCTCGCGGTCTACGCGCTCGCGGCCCATTTCACGGTCGGCGCGAAGACCGTGACGACCGGCATGGAGGCGCTCGCGGCGGAATTGTCGTCGCCCTTCACACCGAGCGACGGCGGCGCCGGTGCGCCCCGGTCCGGCCGCCGCATGATCTCGCCCGGGATCAGCGTGGTGTAG
- a CDS encoding crossover junction endodeoxyribonuclease RuvC: MIVLGVDPGLAHMGAAVVDREAPGKFRLLESGSITTSPDDAITVRLQLLASHLQALFARNPIDVVLIEKPSTIGLYGRENGDSSAGLKIERVMTDFHLARGAILVTCAYGCRRVLEVGASKVSKPDRAKRNLLVFPDFTKRTSEHERDAVYMAWAAPIIELPRLPKRRAS; the protein is encoded by the coding sequence GTGATCGTCCTCGGCGTGGACCCGGGTCTCGCCCACATGGGTGCCGCGGTCGTCGATCGCGAGGCGCCTGGGAAATTCCGGCTCCTCGAGTCCGGCTCGATCACCACCTCGCCGGACGACGCGATCACCGTCCGGCTGCAGCTGCTGGCCAGTCACCTGCAGGCGCTGTTCGCGCGCAACCCGATCGATGTCGTGCTGATCGAGAAGCCCAGCACGATCGGCCTCTACGGTCGTGAGAATGGCGACAGCTCGGCTGGGCTGAAAATCGAGCGCGTCATGACGGACTTCCATCTGGCCCGCGGCGCCATCCTCGTGACCTGCGCATATGGCTGCCGGCGGGTGCTGGAAGTGGGAGCATCGAAGGTCTCGAAGCCCGATCGCGCGAAACGGAACCTCCTCGTCTTCCCGGACTTCACGAAGCGCACCTCCGAACACGAGCGCGACGCCGTTTACATGGCGTGGGCTGCTCCGATCATCGAGCTGCCGCGGCTGCCGAAGCGGAGGGCGTCGTGA
- a CDS encoding DUF87 domain-containing protein: MTRHLFSPAMLSQHTAVLGKTGAGKTITSKLMIEQVVAEGARVCILDPLKSDWWGLTSSADGKHAGLAFQILGGPHGHVPLHSSSGKAVAEIVATGALPLSIIDMAEFEPGGQARFFTEFAPALLRKMRGVVYLVVEEAHLFAPKERSGIGSENLSIHWAKTIATAGRSKGIRLILATQRTQALHNALLGSCDTLIAHRLTAPADQEPVVKWLKANTTKEILADVSSSLASLKTGEGWICSGEARQFERVAFPMITTYDNTATPTGDGVTREIKTAPVDREKLRAIIGDAVAEAEAQDPRRLRARIAELERQAKKSGTVQPAAAAPGKVEVKIVEKPIVKPEAVAQLVQLATRISEESERSKDRWDRLVDGVTGLLAEVRKVNDAKPAPGRGIADSRDRARQMEAQIGRLARAETRTAAPSRVTTVSTDSAPTGKMSAGAVKILNALAELEALGIPETTRHQLGMVAGYNLTGGTGAQHIADLIAFGLAEMPAKGSLRLTGEGRAAATATGVPTTLTELHERILARTSAGSRRIAEHLIGIYPESISRADLGQAVGYNLTGGTGAQHVADLITVGAAVMPVKGRIAASPLLFPESLQ; encoded by the coding sequence GTGACGCGCCATCTCTTCTCGCCGGCGATGTTGTCGCAGCACACGGCCGTCCTCGGAAAGACCGGGGCGGGCAAGACCATCACGTCCAAGCTGATGATCGAGCAGGTCGTCGCCGAGGGAGCGCGAGTCTGCATCCTCGACCCGCTGAAATCGGACTGGTGGGGACTCACATCGAGTGCCGATGGTAAGCACGCGGGGCTCGCTTTCCAGATCCTCGGCGGCCCGCACGGGCACGTCCCGCTCCACAGCTCGTCGGGGAAAGCGGTGGCTGAGATCGTGGCCACCGGCGCGCTGCCACTCTCGATCATCGATATGGCGGAGTTCGAGCCGGGCGGCCAGGCGCGGTTCTTCACCGAATTCGCGCCCGCCTTGCTGCGGAAGATGCGTGGCGTCGTCTACCTCGTCGTCGAGGAGGCGCATCTTTTCGCGCCGAAGGAGCGCTCAGGCATCGGGTCGGAGAATCTCTCGATCCACTGGGCGAAGACGATCGCGACCGCCGGCCGATCGAAGGGGATCCGGCTGATCCTCGCCACGCAGCGAACGCAGGCGCTGCACAACGCCCTGCTCGGCAGCTGCGATACTCTGATCGCGCACCGGCTCACCGCGCCGGCGGATCAGGAACCGGTCGTGAAGTGGCTCAAGGCGAACACCACGAAGGAGATCCTGGCCGACGTCTCGTCCTCACTCGCCTCACTGAAAACCGGCGAGGGCTGGATCTGCTCCGGCGAGGCCCGGCAGTTCGAGCGCGTCGCCTTTCCGATGATCACCACGTACGACAACACCGCGACCCCCACCGGCGACGGCGTGACGCGCGAGATCAAGACAGCGCCGGTCGACCGCGAGAAGCTTCGGGCGATCATCGGGGACGCGGTCGCCGAGGCCGAAGCACAGGACCCGAGGCGCCTCCGGGCCCGCATCGCCGAGCTCGAGCGCCAGGCAAAGAAGTCCGGAACCGTACAGCCGGCAGCCGCGGCGCCGGGGAAGGTCGAAGTGAAGATCGTCGAGAAGCCGATTGTGAAGCCGGAGGCGGTCGCGCAGCTGGTGCAACTCGCCACGCGCATCTCCGAGGAAAGTGAGCGTTCGAAGGATCGATGGGACCGGTTGGTGGACGGCGTGACCGGGCTGCTTGCTGAGGTGCGAAAAGTGAACGACGCGAAGCCGGCGCCCGGGCGGGGAATCGCTGATAGCCGCGATCGCGCTCGCCAGATGGAAGCACAGATCGGGCGCCTCGCACGAGCTGAGACCCGCACGGCCGCGCCAAGTCGCGTGACGACTGTGAGCACCGACAGCGCTCCGACCGGGAAGATGTCCGCCGGCGCCGTGAAGATCCTGAACGCGCTGGCGGAACTCGAGGCGCTCGGCATTCCGGAGACGACTCGGCATCAACTCGGCATGGTCGCCGGGTACAATCTGACCGGCGGTACCGGCGCACAGCACATCGCCGACTTGATCGCTTTCGGGTTGGCTGAGATGCCGGCGAAGGGCTCGCTCCGCCTGACGGGCGAGGGGCGAGCTGCCGCGACCGCGACCGGCGTTCCCACGACGCTGACAGAATTGCACGAGCGGATTCTCGCCCGGACCTCAGCTGGCTCCCGTCGCATCGCCGAGCACCTCATCGGGATCTATCCCGAGTCGATCTCTCGCGCGGATCTCGGGCAGGCGGTGGGATACAACCTCACCGGCGGGACGGGTGCTCAGCATGTCGCGGACCTGATCACCGTCGGCGCCGCGGTGATGCCGGTGAAGGGGCGCATCGCCGCGAGTCCACTGCTCTTCCCCGAGTCGCTGCAGTGA
- a CDS encoding Ig-like domain-containing protein, which yields MDDTQAQDSTPQDLVDEVNATVGLEDSGTTLINGFADRIAAGVQAATDLATLKQLMGTEVQIMRDHAAPFAAAIVAGTPAAPPAPTLTLGGNTTLNAGDTSQLTGSASDGSSVVSWSSSDTSIATVDANGVVTAVATGSATITATTKSTSASIGITVS from the coding sequence ATGGATGACACGCAGGCGCAGGACAGCACGCCGCAGGATCTGGTCGACGAAGTGAACGCCACGGTCGGGCTCGAGGACTCGGGCACGACGCTCATCAATGGATTCGCCGACCGGATCGCCGCCGGCGTACAGGCGGCCACCGATCTCGCGACGCTCAAGCAGCTGATGGGAACCGAAGTCCAGATCATGCGGGACCATGCGGCGCCGTTCGCGGCGGCGATCGTGGCAGGAACCCCGGCGGCTCCGCCGGCGCCGACGCTCACCCTCGGCGGCAACACCACGCTCAACGCGGGCGACACCAGTCAGCTCACCGGCAGCGCCAGCGATGGCTCGTCGGTCGTCAGCTGGAGCTCGAGCGACACCTCGATCGCCACGGTCGATGCCAATGGCGTCGTCACGGCGGTCGCGACCGGATCGGCCACCATCACGGCGACGACGAAGTCCACCTCGGCGTCGATCGGGATCACGGTCAGCTGA
- the rpsN gene encoding 30S ribosomal protein S14 — protein MAKTSSIQRNLKRIKLATKHAEQRKKLKAVIRSTTASDVEKDKANRKLQSLPRNASPVRIRNRCLLTGRSRAYVRRFGLSRIAFREMALQGNIPGVRKASW, from the coding sequence ATGGCCAAGACCAGTTCAATCCAGCGGAATCTCAAGCGGATCAAGCTTGCTACCAAGCACGCCGAGCAGCGGAAGAAGCTCAAGGCGGTCATTCGGAGCACTACGGCATCGGACGTCGAGAAGGACAAGGCGAACCGGAAGCTGCAGTCGCTCCCCCGCAATGCGTCGCCGGTGCGGATTCGCAATCGCTGTCTGCTGACCGGCCGGTCGCGGGCCTACGTCCGCCGCTTCGGCCTGTCGCGGATCGCGTTCCGCGAGATGGCGCTGCAGGGCAACATCCCCGGCGTCCGCAAGGCGTCCTGGTAA
- the rpmG gene encoding 50S ribosomal protein L33 produces MAKKGRVQVKLRSSESAYVYVTTKNPKKHPERMELRKYDPTLKRHTGFKEEK; encoded by the coding sequence ATGGCCAAGAAGGGACGCGTCCAGGTCAAGCTCCGCAGCAGCGAGAGCGCCTACGTCTACGTCACGACCAAGAATCCCAAGAAGCACCCTGAGCGGATGGAACTCCGGAAGTACGATCCGACGCTCAAGCGCCATACCGGGTTCAAGGAAGAGAAATAG
- a CDS encoding pyridoxal-dependent decarboxylase: MVPATRPGELRRSLPGSAPESGESFDDILHDFRELIVPGMTHWGHPGWFAYFPSNSSPPSVLAEILASGLGAQCMSWITSPAATELEQTVMSWYRQLLQLPDTFTGVIQDTASSSTFVAFLTARDRAGVDPSRVVAYWSTEAHSSVAKAARLSGIPADRHRVISVDATCAMRPDALEAAMGADAAAGLVPSIVVATLGTTSSTACDPLRAIGEVASAHRAWYHIDAAFGGSAAIVPEFRHLLDGVEFADSMVTNPHKWLLTNVHCSGYFVRDTAALIRTFSTTPEYLRTRHDADSDTVNYRDWGIPLGRRFNALKLWFVLRSYGAEALRAMVRQHIDWGRQFAAWVDDAPDFERLAPAPLALVCFRHVPPTMAGDEPALAAHNAALLGRVNATGRVHLTHTTLGGRYAIRMAIGGFRSEQRHVEEAWRLLRAEAR; the protein is encoded by the coding sequence GTGGTTCCCGCCACGCGCCCTGGCGAGCTTCGCCGGTCGCTGCCCGGATCGGCACCCGAATCTGGCGAATCGTTCGACGACATTCTCCATGACTTCCGCGAGTTGATCGTTCCCGGGATGACCCACTGGGGTCACCCGGGGTGGTTCGCATACTTCCCATCCAACTCGTCGCCGCCGTCGGTCCTCGCCGAGATCCTGGCATCGGGTCTCGGCGCCCAGTGCATGAGCTGGATCACCTCGCCGGCAGCAACTGAACTCGAGCAGACGGTGATGAGCTGGTACCGCCAGCTCCTCCAGCTCCCCGACACATTCACCGGCGTCATCCAGGATACCGCGTCCTCGTCGACATTCGTCGCATTCCTGACCGCGCGCGACCGCGCCGGAGTCGATCCGTCGAGAGTGGTGGCATACTGGTCGACGGAAGCGCATTCATCGGTGGCGAAGGCGGCGCGGCTGTCGGGGATCCCGGCCGACCGCCACCGCGTCATTTCGGTCGACGCCACCTGTGCGATGCGTCCCGACGCACTCGAGGCCGCGATGGGCGCGGATGCCGCGGCCGGGTTGGTCCCGTCGATCGTCGTCGCGACCCTCGGCACGACGTCGTCGACCGCGTGTGATCCGCTGCGGGCGATCGGCGAGGTCGCATCCGCCCACCGGGCGTGGTATCACATCGACGCTGCGTTCGGCGGCTCGGCGGCGATCGTACCGGAATTCCGGCATCTCCTCGACGGCGTCGAATTCGCGGATTCCATGGTGACCAATCCGCACAAATGGCTGCTCACCAACGTGCACTGCAGCGGGTACTTCGTGCGCGATACCGCTGCGCTCATCAGGACCTTCTCGACGACGCCGGAGTACCTGCGTACCCGTCACGACGCCGACAGCGACACCGTGAACTATCGCGACTGGGGGATCCCCCTTGGCCGGCGATTCAACGCGTTGAAACTCTGGTTCGTTCTGCGGAGCTACGGCGCCGAGGCGCTGCGCGCGATGGTACGGCAGCACATCGATTGGGGACGGCAATTCGCCGCGTGGGTCGACGACGCACCAGATTTCGAACGGCTGGCTCCGGCCCCGCTCGCGCTGGTCTGCTTCCGGCATGTGCCACCGACGATGGCGGGAGATGAGCCGGCGCTCGCGGCGCACAACGCGGCCTTGCTCGGCCGGGTGAATGCGACGGGGCGAGTGCATCTCACCCACACCACCCTCGGTGGCCGATATGCGATCCGGATGGCGATTGGTGGATTTCGCTCCGAACAGCGCCACGTCGAAGAGGCGTGGCGATTGCTGCGCGCAGAGGCCCGCTAG